A genomic region of Pseudomonas sp. RSB 5.4 contains the following coding sequences:
- a CDS encoding cupin domain-containing protein gives MNRGKTSVGDVITALDLQPHVEGGYFRRTFQADHRAMLQTAGGPRYLMTSIYYLLTEDSPVGQFHFNQSDILHFYHLGDPVEYSMILSDGELRTLVMGNDVLAGQHLQMHVPGGIWKASRLLEGEHGFGLISEAVSPGFDFADMEMADRRKLIARFPQHRTLIEKLTRDAD, from the coding sequence ATGAATCGAGGGAAAACAAGCGTCGGGGATGTGATTACGGCGCTGGATCTGCAGCCTCATGTCGAAGGCGGCTATTTTCGCAGGACTTTTCAAGCAGATCACCGTGCCATGCTGCAAACCGCCGGTGGCCCACGTTACCTGATGACCTCGATCTATTACTTGCTGACTGAAGACTCGCCAGTGGGCCAATTTCATTTCAACCAATCGGACATCCTGCATTTCTATCATCTGGGCGATCCTGTCGAGTACAGCATGATCCTCAGTGACGGCGAGTTACGAACGCTGGTGATGGGTAACGACGTTCTGGCAGGCCAGCATTTGCAAATGCACGTGCCTGGTGGAATCTGGAAAGCTTCGCGATTGCTTGAGGGTGAGCACGGATTTGGATTAATCAGCGAAGCCGTGTCGCCGGGATTTGATTTTGCGGACATGGAGATGGCTGATCGACGGAAATTGATTGCGCGATTTCCACAGCATCGCACGCTGATTGAAAAGCTGACGCGGGACGCTGATTGA
- a CDS encoding histone-like nucleoid-structuring protein, MvaT/MvaU family, with protein MKKIAEVFQINRRIQSEFQTAAALLRDAEVIRALRFLNDLDELAEKYQFSPRDILMYLAPRREYSQLAHAGQGVIQKLAATADATKSSRRPREYPVKRYKNPHTGDVIETRGGNHTVLKKWKSTYGGAVVEGWRFD; from the coding sequence GTGAAGAAAATTGCTGAAGTTTTTCAAATCAACCGTCGTATTCAGTCCGAGTTTCAAACTGCTGCTGCCTTGTTACGCGATGCAGAAGTCATACGTGCGTTGCGCTTTCTGAACGACCTTGACGAGCTAGCCGAAAAATATCAATTTTCGCCTCGCGACATCCTCATGTACCTCGCGCCTCGAAGAGAATACTCCCAGCTCGCCCATGCTGGGCAAGGCGTGATACAAAAATTGGCGGCAACAGCTGATGCTACGAAATCTTCACGCCGCCCACGGGAATATCCTGTCAAACGATACAAGAATCCTCATACCGGCGATGTGATAGAGACCCGGGGCGGAAACCACACTGTACTCAAGAAGTGGAAGTCCACCTACGGCGGCGCCGTGGTTGAAGGATGGCGATTCGATTGA
- a CDS encoding ImmA/IrrE family metallo-endopeptidase translates to MEIEALSTYAKGDRFEEQVFEFLSREINEGRFYAFRPECCKIFRKKGYYSRDREDFIIFDISVEVFLPGFETPSLLVLIECKNYSGKVPVGDIEEFGSKISQVAGFNAKGVFASASAFQSGTFNIARNRGFGVLRYFDQSEFRWELPRALLTGARSARARKRAEIEYALTQVDFRPTVYSAYAVTPAGFTDGWEGIWKGLDLESTFEENDLSLIRQPTLIATPRVAFISRDRIDRLAQQALKSISYIRGAVDLTKLVFREAGASGLSVSFIEGSGSALGSITFSPLEIKIFAADSQSHLARFTLAHELGHHFLGHKRYMTREAIRAQDIDQSQLITIPKGEVERLEWQANTFASGLLMPKEDFKAAFGLLLQHLGIRNRGHGHLYLDSQRDNVIQFHAVCNSLSEYFNVSKTAIRLRMRALDLLVEVGRQE, encoded by the coding sequence ATGGAAATTGAAGCGCTCAGCACCTATGCCAAGGGCGACCGATTCGAGGAGCAAGTCTTTGAGTTCCTGTCTCGTGAGATCAATGAGGGTCGCTTCTATGCGTTCCGACCTGAGTGCTGCAAAATTTTCAGGAAGAAGGGCTACTACTCGCGTGACCGAGAAGACTTCATCATTTTTGACATTTCTGTCGAAGTGTTCCTGCCTGGTTTCGAAACCCCGTCGTTGCTTGTGCTCATCGAATGCAAGAACTACAGCGGCAAAGTGCCCGTGGGGGACATCGAAGAATTTGGTTCAAAGATAAGCCAAGTGGCCGGCTTCAATGCCAAGGGTGTTTTTGCGTCCGCCAGTGCATTTCAGTCCGGCACGTTCAACATTGCTCGGAATCGAGGCTTCGGTGTCTTGCGTTACTTCGATCAGTCTGAGTTTCGATGGGAGCTTCCTCGCGCCCTGCTAACCGGGGCGCGTAGCGCTAGAGCCCGTAAGCGCGCAGAGATCGAATACGCCCTAACCCAGGTGGATTTTCGGCCTACCGTTTATAGCGCCTATGCCGTAACTCCCGCCGGCTTTACGGATGGTTGGGAAGGCATCTGGAAAGGCCTCGACCTTGAGAGTACTTTTGAAGAGAACGACTTAAGTTTGATTCGTCAGCCCACGCTTATCGCAACACCCAGGGTCGCATTCATTTCGCGGGACAGAATAGATCGCTTAGCGCAGCAGGCTTTGAAATCCATTTCATACATTCGGGGAGCGGTCGATCTTACCAAGCTAGTGTTCAGAGAGGCTGGTGCCAGTGGACTGTCCGTGAGCTTCATTGAGGGCTCGGGGTCGGCCCTCGGCAGTATCACGTTCAGCCCGCTTGAGATCAAAATCTTCGCGGCAGATAGCCAATCCCACTTGGCCCGATTCACCCTCGCCCATGAGTTGGGACATCACTTTCTAGGTCATAAGCGCTACATGACACGAGAGGCCATCCGAGCACAGGACATTGACCAGAGCCAGCTCATCACCATCCCTAAAGGGGAAGTCGAGCGGTTGGAGTGGCAAGCGAATACGTTCGCTTCAGGTCTCTTGATGCCTAAAGAGGACTTTAAGGCTGCGTTTGGGTTATTACTACAGCATCTTGGCATCCGAAACCGTGGTCACGGCCATCTGTACCTGGACAGTCAGCGGGACAACGTGATCCAGTTTCATGCTGTGTGCAATTCCCTGAGCGAATATTTTAACGTTTCGAAGACAGCAATCCGTTTGCGCATGAGGGCGTTGGATCTGCTGGTCGAGGTAGGTCGGCAGGAATGA
- a CDS encoding ImmA/IrrE family metallo-endopeptidase: protein MQGGSGPKIAGLIDRQANRIAISQEFSPTVKLFTGAHEIGHLALHEGEVMHRDRALDGRPVGGPRNLEEREADFFAACFLMPAKLVADRFRRLFLCGDQLHFNDTVAYHLDAHNIEGLLYASSDSLERELALARCQRFNNLNVVSLATQFGVSDSAMALRLKELGLVRWP, encoded by the coding sequence ATCCAAGGCGGCTCCGGCCCTAAGATCGCAGGTCTGATTGATCGCCAAGCGAACCGCATCGCCATCTCCCAAGAATTCTCACCCACTGTAAAACTGTTCACGGGTGCTCATGAGATCGGCCACCTTGCCCTACATGAAGGTGAGGTTATGCATAGGGATCGGGCGTTGGATGGCCGTCCAGTCGGCGGGCCGCGAAACCTTGAAGAACGTGAGGCTGATTTCTTTGCAGCTTGTTTTTTGATGCCTGCGAAGCTAGTCGCTGACCGTTTCAGGCGTCTATTTCTATGTGGAGACCAGCTTCACTTTAACGATACGGTCGCATATCACCTCGATGCGCATAACATTGAAGGTTTGTTGTATGCCTCGTCAGACTCCCTGGAACGAGAGCTGGCGCTAGCGCGATGCCAACGCTTCAATAATCTCAACGTCGTATCGCTTGCTACGCAGTTTGGAGTATCCGATTCGGCAATGGCGTTACGGCTCAAGGAGCTCGGTTTAGTACGCTGGCCTTAG
- a CDS encoding DNA-binding protein, whose product MARGGINKAVVQKARQSLLVRGTYPSIDAVRVELGNTGSKTTIARYLKEIESYDPRPLSSRERMGEELSAMVESLLDRLMEEGHESIEQSRSAFDIARVELQAQIASLQTELTAARRQLDTQQAAIEAQTADLKITQSSLQAELTRNAGLNQRCTDLEALVSDRDKQIHSLEEKHVHARGALEHYRQSVKEQRDQDQRRHESQLHEAQVEKRKLQETLVLKQDDLTRLNRDNERLLGESRQQVKLLHGHEAHIQTLTCEIQGLKLVAAKSAGVVEQLQEQIASLRQDATALNEAAAKSGERELKARLLLVAAQSENEQLRRLQATEAETVESDSNTTFTPASEKSKTAPTKTSRK is encoded by the coding sequence ATGGCTCGTGGCGGCATTAACAAGGCGGTGGTGCAAAAAGCAAGGCAGTCTCTGCTCGTTAGGGGCACATACCCAAGCATCGATGCCGTGCGTGTGGAACTGGGGAATACCGGGTCGAAGACAACCATTGCCCGGTACCTGAAGGAGATCGAATCCTACGATCCACGCCCACTATCGTCCCGCGAACGCATGGGTGAAGAACTTTCGGCAATGGTTGAAAGCCTTCTGGATCGACTCATGGAGGAGGGCCACGAGTCGATCGAACAGTCCCGATCAGCCTTTGATATTGCGCGTGTAGAGCTCCAGGCGCAGATCGCCAGCCTGCAAACTGAACTGACCGCAGCGCGTAGGCAGCTCGACACTCAGCAAGCAGCTATTGAGGCTCAGACCGCAGACTTAAAAATCACGCAGTCCTCGCTTCAGGCAGAACTGACGCGCAATGCCGGACTTAATCAACGGTGTACTGACCTTGAAGCCTTGGTCAGCGACAGGGATAAACAGATCCATTCCTTAGAGGAGAAGCATGTTCATGCGCGCGGTGCTTTGGAGCACTACCGGCAGTCCGTCAAAGAGCAGCGGGATCAGGATCAACGCCGGCATGAATCCCAACTCCACGAGGCTCAAGTGGAGAAGCGCAAACTCCAGGAAACCTTGGTGCTGAAACAGGATGACCTAACTCGTTTAAATCGTGACAACGAGCGGTTGCTTGGAGAGTCCAGGCAGCAGGTGAAACTGCTACATGGCCATGAGGCGCATATACAGACACTGACTTGCGAGATCCAAGGGCTGAAACTGGTAGCGGCGAAATCCGCCGGCGTTGTTGAGCAGCTCCAGGAACAGATCGCCTCGCTTCGACAGGACGCCACGGCACTGAATGAAGCTGCGGCCAAGAGCGGCGAGCGCGAGCTGAAGGCAAGGCTACTACTTGTCGCTGCCCAATCGGAGAATGAGCAACTCCGACGACTGCAGGCTACCGAGGCTGAGACAGTTGAAAGCGATTCGAATACTACATTTACGCCTGCCTCAGAGAAGTCAAAGACAGCACCCACAAAAACGTCGAGGAAGTGA
- a CDS encoding tyrosine-type recombinase/integrase: MEKADRYLRAGTRENTRKSYRAAIEHFEVTWGGYLPTTGAGVVRYLAEYADKLSINTLKQRLAALAQWHITQGFPDPTKTPDVRQMIKGIKVVHPARVKQAAPLLLKHLEQAVTWLEGEAAASIERGDYKSLVRHRRSVAIILIWFWRGFRGDELARLMVEDTQAISGEGITFFLPYTKGDRQHEGTTFQTPALTILCPVEAYINWITVAGIAKGPVFQRIDRWGNLSGKAMQPHSLIPVLRRIFKEAGLPAELYSSHSMRRGFATWASANGWDIKGLMSYVGWKDMKSAMRYVDAVISFGGLKANSGTPQLEAF, encoded by the coding sequence ATGGAAAAGGCAGATCGGTACCTCAGGGCCGGTACCCGGGAGAACACGCGAAAGAGTTACCGGGCGGCGATCGAGCACTTCGAAGTGACTTGGGGCGGGTACCTGCCCACGACAGGCGCGGGCGTCGTTCGCTACTTGGCGGAGTATGCCGACAAGCTCTCCATCAACACTCTGAAGCAGCGCTTGGCAGCCCTTGCGCAATGGCACATCACCCAGGGCTTCCCTGACCCAACCAAAACGCCTGATGTTCGCCAGATGATCAAGGGTATCAAGGTCGTGCATCCCGCAAGAGTGAAACAGGCCGCCCCACTGCTGCTGAAGCACCTAGAGCAGGCGGTCACATGGCTTGAAGGGGAAGCTGCAGCTTCGATTGAACGGGGAGATTACAAATCGCTGGTGCGCCATCGTCGCTCGGTGGCGATTATCTTGATTTGGTTTTGGCGTGGCTTTCGCGGCGATGAGTTAGCCAGGCTAATGGTCGAGGATACCCAAGCCATAAGTGGTGAAGGCATTACCTTTTTCCTGCCTTACACCAAGGGTGACCGCCAGCATGAAGGAACTACTTTCCAGACCCCGGCGCTTACAATTCTCTGCCCCGTGGAGGCCTATATCAACTGGATAACAGTTGCCGGGATCGCAAAAGGCCCGGTGTTCCAGCGGATAGACCGGTGGGGCAATCTTTCAGGCAAAGCTATGCAGCCGCATAGCCTGATCCCTGTGCTGCGGCGCATTTTCAAAGAGGCAGGATTACCAGCTGAACTGTATAGCAGCCACTCAATGCGGCGCGGCTTTGCAACCTGGGCGTCCGCCAATGGGTGGGACATCAAAGGGCTGATGAGCTATGTGGGCTGGAAGGATATGAAGTCTGCAATGCGCTACGTGGATGCAGTTATCTCCTTCGGAGGTCTTAAAGCTAATTCAGGCACACCGCAACTGGAGGCCTTCTGA
- a CDS encoding P-loop NTPase fold protein, with product MPEPYQPMPAVLDRQIENEAQDAFGHRHFAQALQSLVEAKHHKPPFSIGLLGGWGTGKSSIKELYTRGLADGASDGAGKVSRRGRIKSITFNAWRFGGKDQDIKRALLRHVFIELGGDEQALHDKLFRNVTQVETQWKGWKEYAVQLWRAWSLPLPAFIGAMLLLFGLVWAGLAILPWSNPIVQSTFILAISGAYSYLLKNLKPSKVDSYRSITKVSLPSASAEQYEEMLLEQLKVFKGPGAGIYTKPDPCERLVIFVDDLDRLSAEEMVLGLDAVRAFMEIPPEKLPLGLGLVFVISCDEAKVADALARGRGNPEQPGTVFTHMDARRYLDRIFQFRLEIPPAPRGDMRQFALKHLSSFMDIVKDLNAGGASPEEVIDRMIHVNVVDPRNALQIVNAFAQSWWLAKRREYEGSSGERPGGLHEGAVTSHPISLGALSAARVSFPDFYRDLQDDPLLLGRLTELLVHEGELSDQPVEARALLVKRYVIEDKEGKTTIREGCRDLRQFLSSLVGVRWPDSLQSLLLLSEDPISRKFGAGTSALYNMLVSGDTRGLIERLSTRTDKVALSEDQAQLLHELISDLHLETESRRHNAMRVIANLLDHLPPRTVRLMLGKLCNALTASLDLRSMVGLDKINSVVLLANAQEQRQIAAELVDDLLTTQHQIEFRLETMQTPSLDEAKAMVVKACEIVLNVRSVHGLPAAQERKLIEWLKVRDVSIGKSSFHFDFNTLEQWIGRHEEMLLTMLGTDYSSLVADEVEAGRSQALELSTVSGRVDRLFGSLAAKGEESRADLWKLVDRYLKLSPLELQSCALTTLEQSHQLAGSQPLSACLVTIVRNLIEHPNPAVDYERGFRWVLSTASARFGELSKEAKSSLADLDGNLSGGDFYQADAVALFEQIIQREPGMLAQVSANWVESFAEGLPLECCASLLKAYGDLPEDVQSKVIAYFDTGFTATAMPDRFGELYALAAANIPSKSWGSGLMHDHLDRSLSRLPSRVSRPVEELDDLLGGLSKVYLHGSPATIATCLRDTFSSAASYPAQHERLHQYLAGTWPSTDVVQPGYAPDTIFSDAINVGRRSPKDAGRGLLSSLDSMVELGIVGQERDAELIELACLIWQAHPVEAQEFFTRDSRRLTPSQIAQLPGAISWESPEEVGWLRGAWGKTISELDASERTATTLLVLALGPVGNAQLPDQALSLWINCLGNGGFQGLIQALMSNEASDDGRRRLWRQVDSLNPAPTPTELINLSIRVLPMAAAPETAAAVNNDLESICTRLGDQESRLATAKLLLATIPSCSSVTIKTNLARLAFGLGTHAALSAVDESTLSDDDLQVIADTFGKGRELTKLKSRFEKLERS from the coding sequence ATGCCTGAACCCTACCAACCGATGCCGGCAGTGCTTGATCGGCAAATTGAAAACGAAGCTCAGGATGCTTTTGGGCACAGGCATTTTGCCCAAGCATTACAGAGTTTGGTAGAGGCCAAACACCACAAGCCACCCTTTAGCATTGGCCTGCTCGGGGGCTGGGGTACGGGTAAAAGCTCGATCAAAGAGCTATATACCCGAGGGCTAGCTGATGGTGCGTCTGATGGGGCAGGGAAAGTATCGCGTCGGGGTCGTATCAAAAGCATTACCTTCAACGCCTGGCGATTCGGTGGGAAAGATCAAGACATCAAGCGTGCGCTTCTGCGTCACGTATTCATAGAGCTTGGGGGAGACGAGCAGGCGCTTCACGACAAGCTCTTTCGTAATGTCACGCAGGTCGAAACCCAGTGGAAGGGGTGGAAAGAATACGCGGTTCAGCTGTGGCGAGCGTGGTCACTGCCATTGCCGGCGTTCATTGGCGCAATGCTGCTACTGTTTGGCCTAGTATGGGCCGGACTAGCTATCCTTCCGTGGAGCAACCCCATTGTCCAATCGACGTTCATCTTGGCAATCAGCGGTGCCTACAGCTATTTGTTGAAGAATTTGAAACCTTCGAAGGTCGATAGCTACCGATCTATCACAAAAGTTTCGCTGCCAAGTGCAAGCGCCGAGCAGTATGAGGAAATGCTGCTTGAGCAGCTCAAAGTGTTCAAGGGCCCTGGAGCGGGTATATACACCAAACCCGATCCCTGTGAGCGCCTTGTGATATTCGTAGACGACCTGGATCGGCTTTCGGCCGAAGAAATGGTGCTGGGCCTCGACGCAGTTCGTGCCTTCATGGAAATCCCTCCCGAGAAACTTCCATTGGGTCTTGGCCTCGTCTTCGTTATCTCTTGTGACGAAGCTAAGGTAGCCGATGCCCTGGCTCGCGGCCGCGGCAATCCTGAACAACCTGGTACCGTCTTTACCCATATGGACGCTCGTAGGTACCTCGACCGTATTTTCCAGTTCCGCTTGGAAATTCCGCCTGCACCTAGGGGGGATATGAGGCAGTTCGCGTTGAAGCATCTGTCGTCGTTTATGGATATTGTGAAAGATCTGAACGCGGGGGGTGCAAGCCCAGAAGAAGTGATTGACCGGATGATTCACGTGAACGTTGTCGATCCGCGCAATGCACTTCAGATCGTCAACGCATTTGCTCAGTCCTGGTGGCTCGCAAAGCGAAGAGAATATGAAGGAAGCTCAGGTGAGCGGCCTGGTGGCCTTCATGAAGGTGCGGTGACTAGCCATCCGATCTCGCTGGGAGCGCTGAGTGCTGCCCGTGTGAGTTTTCCTGATTTCTATCGCGATCTTCAGGATGACCCTTTACTGCTTGGCCGCCTGACGGAGTTGCTAGTACATGAAGGAGAGCTCTCGGATCAGCCCGTTGAGGCGCGGGCCCTGCTGGTCAAGCGTTACGTCATCGAAGACAAGGAAGGAAAGACTACAATACGAGAGGGCTGTCGAGACCTGCGTCAGTTCTTATCTAGCCTAGTAGGGGTGCGCTGGCCAGATTCTCTGCAAAGCTTGCTTTTGCTATCCGAGGATCCAATAAGTCGAAAATTCGGCGCTGGCACGAGCGCGCTCTACAACATGCTGGTGTCCGGTGATACCCGAGGGCTGATTGAGCGACTGTCCACTCGCACCGACAAAGTCGCGCTAAGCGAGGATCAAGCACAGCTGCTTCATGAACTGATTAGCGATTTGCACCTGGAAACGGAGTCGCGACGGCACAACGCAATGCGCGTCATAGCGAACTTGCTTGATCATCTCCCACCACGAACGGTGCGATTGATGCTCGGAAAACTCTGCAATGCGTTGACCGCATCATTGGATCTTCGGTCGATGGTTGGGCTGGATAAAATCAACAGCGTTGTGCTGCTCGCCAATGCTCAGGAGCAACGGCAGATAGCGGCTGAGTTGGTTGACGACCTGCTGACTACGCAGCATCAAATTGAATTCCGGTTAGAAACTATGCAGACCCCAAGCTTGGACGAAGCAAAGGCGATGGTGGTCAAGGCTTGTGAAATAGTCCTCAACGTTCGGTCGGTGCATGGTTTGCCTGCCGCACAAGAGCGCAAGCTTATCGAATGGCTGAAGGTGAGAGACGTAAGCATAGGCAAATCCTCCTTCCATTTCGATTTCAATACACTTGAACAGTGGATAGGCAGACACGAGGAGATGCTGCTCACGATGCTAGGGACTGACTACAGCTCGCTTGTAGCAGATGAAGTTGAAGCGGGTAGGTCGCAGGCATTGGAGCTGTCGACCGTTTCAGGCAGGGTTGATCGATTGTTTGGCAGTCTTGCTGCGAAAGGGGAAGAAAGTCGCGCAGACCTATGGAAGCTTGTTGATCGCTATCTGAAGCTCTCACCGCTCGAATTGCAGTCCTGTGCGCTCACTACATTGGAGCAATCTCACCAATTGGCTGGCTCCCAACCGCTGTCCGCGTGCTTGGTCACCATTGTGCGAAACCTCATTGAACACCCCAACCCCGCGGTCGATTACGAGCGGGGATTCCGCTGGGTTCTATCGACTGCGTCTGCCCGTTTTGGAGAACTTTCGAAAGAAGCCAAGTCCAGCCTTGCTGACCTGGATGGCAATTTATCCGGCGGAGATTTCTACCAGGCGGATGCCGTTGCTCTCTTCGAACAGATCATTCAGCGTGAACCTGGAATGTTGGCGCAGGTCAGCGCGAATTGGGTTGAGAGTTTTGCTGAAGGCCTGCCTCTTGAGTGCTGCGCTTCACTGCTGAAAGCTTATGGGGATTTACCGGAAGACGTGCAGAGCAAGGTCATCGCGTATTTTGATACAGGATTTACGGCCACAGCTATGCCCGATCGTTTCGGAGAACTCTATGCCCTCGCCGCAGCGAACATTCCAAGCAAGTCCTGGGGTTCTGGTCTAATGCACGACCATCTAGATCGATCGTTGAGCAGGCTTCCCTCAAGAGTCTCTAGGCCGGTAGAGGAACTGGACGACTTGCTGGGTGGGCTCTCAAAAGTATATCTCCACGGTTCACCGGCGACGATCGCAACCTGTTTGCGAGATACTTTTTCAAGCGCCGCCAGCTATCCGGCTCAACATGAACGACTTCATCAGTATCTCGCCGGCACTTGGCCGTCTACCGATGTGGTGCAGCCCGGTTATGCGCCGGACACCATATTCTCTGACGCGATCAATGTGGGCCGACGAAGCCCAAAAGATGCTGGGCGCGGGCTGCTTAGCTCTCTTGATTCCATGGTCGAGTTGGGGATCGTAGGTCAGGAACGCGACGCGGAACTGATTGAGTTGGCATGTTTAATCTGGCAAGCGCACCCAGTGGAGGCGCAGGAGTTCTTCACTCGCGATTCTAGAAGACTAACACCTAGCCAAATCGCCCAGCTACCTGGCGCCATAAGCTGGGAGTCCCCTGAGGAAGTAGGTTGGCTCAGGGGCGCCTGGGGAAAAACCATATCTGAGCTCGACGCATCGGAACGAACCGCAACGACCTTGCTAGTGCTCGCGCTGGGGCCAGTCGGTAACGCTCAATTACCAGACCAAGCTCTATCCTTATGGATAAATTGCCTCGGTAACGGCGGTTTTCAAGGACTGATACAAGCGTTGATGTCTAACGAAGCCAGCGATGACGGCCGTCGTCGACTCTGGCGCCAGGTAGACTCGCTGAACCCAGCCCCAACGCCAACTGAACTGATCAACCTGAGCATTCGGGTTTTACCAATGGCAGCAGCACCTGAGACTGCTGCGGCTGTGAACAACGACCTGGAGTCCATCTGCACTCGTTTGGGCGACCAAGAGAGCCGGCTAGCCACCGCAAAGCTTCTGCTGGCGACGATCCCAAGCTGCTCATCAGTCACGATCAAAACCAATCTCGCTCGGCTAGCCTTTGGTCTTGGCACACACGCCGCCTTATCCGCGGTTGATGAGTCAACGCTGAGTGATGATGACCTACAGGTCATCGCAGATACTTTCGGAAAAGGGCGGGAACTGACCAAGCTCAAATCGCGTTTTGAGAAGCTTGAACGCTCATAG